One genomic segment of Helianthus annuus cultivar XRQ/B chromosome 14, HanXRQr2.0-SUNRISE, whole genome shotgun sequence includes these proteins:
- the LOC110873571 gene encoding GDSL esterase/lipase At5g33370, producing the protein MGSSKSSLAILLCLILAVFSNVVLEAEARAFFVFGDSLVDNGNNNYLATSARADQPPYGIDYPTHRPTGRFSNGFNIPDLISQAIGEESTLPYLSPYLTGERLLVGANFASAGVGILNDTGVQFVNIIRIALQMQYFEQYQQRVSDIIGPEETERLVNSALTLITLGGNDFVNNYYLVPFSARSRQFSLPDYVVYLISEYRKVLTRLYELGLRRILVTGTGPLGCVPAELAQRSANGNCAPDLQRAASLFNPQLQNMLDSLNSEIGSNVFIGANIRQTNIDFISDPGRYGFVTSKVACCGQGPYNGLGLCTQLSNLCPNRDIYAFWDAFHPSERANRLIVRQILTGSTDYMSPMNLSTIMALDAASNV; encoded by the exons ATGGGTAGCTCAAAatcatcacttgccatattatTGTGTCTGATATTAGCAGTTTTTAGTAATGTTGTTCTTGAAGCTGAGGCTAGAGCTTTCTTTGTGTTTGGTGACTCGTTAGTCGATAATGGAAACAACAACTACTTGGCTACCTCTGCACGGGCCGATCAACCTCCTTACGGGATTGATTATCCCACTCATCGCCCTACGGGCCGGTTCTCCAATGGATTTAACATTCCCGACCTTATCA GCCAAGCAATTGGTGAAGAATCAACATTGCCATACTTGAGTCCATATCTTACAGGTGAAAGGTTACTTGTTGGAGCCAATTTTGCTTCTGCTGGTGTTGGCATACTTAATGACACTGGAGTTCAGTTT GTTAATATAATAAGGATCGCACTGCAAATGCAATACTTTGAACAATATCAACAAAGGGTGAGTGATATAATTGGCCCTGAGGAGACTGAAAGGCTTGTAAATAGCGCTTTGACACTCATCACATTGGGAGGCAATGATTTTGTGAACAACTACTACTTAGTCCCATTCTCAGCAAGATCTAGACAGTTTTCTCTGCCAGATTATGTTGTCTACTTGATCTCAGAATACCGTAAAGTTTTAACG AGGCTTTATGAATTGGGATTACGAAGGATTTTGGTCACGGGAACGGGACCATTAGGTTGTGTGCCAGCAGAACTAGCACAACGCAGCGCAAATGGCAACTGTGCACCCGACTTGCAAAGAGCAGCAAGTTTGTTCAACCCACAACTCCAGAATATGCTTGATAGCCTCAACAGTGAGATCGGGAGCAATGTGTTTATCGGTGCCAATATTCGACAAACCAATATCGATTTCATTTCGGATCCAGGAAGATATG GGTTTGTTACATCAAAGGTAGCGTGTTGTGGACAAGGACCGTATAACGGACTGGGGCTATGCACTCAGTTATCAAACTTGTGTCCGAATAGAGATATATACGCGTTTTGGGATGCTTTCCATCCGTCCGAGAGAGCAAACAGGCTCATCGTGAGACAAATTTTAACGGGCTCAACCGACTACATGTCACCCATGAATCTTAGCACCATCATGGCTTTGGATGCTGCTTCTAATGTTTGA